The sequence TTGTCAATTACAAGTGGACTGTTGTCTCCATCTGGCCCGGATGCTACTTTGAATTCCGTTTTTGCTTCGGTAATAATACTGTCTGCCGAAACTATAAAAAAACCGCGGCAGGCTTTACATATCCCTTGTTCCCCAATCATGAGAAAGGTGACAATCGGCTTATCGCAGTTTGTGCAATCAAATTTACGAGGTATTCAATATTCTTCCTTATGTAGAATAGGACTGTCGAGACCACTTGTCGAGACCACTTGTCAACCCCACCACCTCTTGCACCTCCCCACCTCCCTCCATATATTCCCCCAATGAACTCACTCCGTAATGAACTCTGTGCGGTCATCACCCGTATCGCATCACGCGGGTGGTGTCCGGCCACTGCCGGAAACTTTTCTGTGCGTTTGCCCGGAAGTGAACTAAGAATGCTACTGTCGCCGTCGGGTGTCGACAAGTCCGCGCTCTTAGCAAATGACCTGCTTGAGATAGATGCGCGGGGAAATGTTTTGTCAGGTGCAGGAAAACCATCAGCGGAGTACCTGCTTCATCTTGCCGTCTACGAAGAGACCGCCGCCGCAGGACGCGGCGTCGCGTCCTGTGTTCTGCATGTTCATTCTGTCTGGAATACGATTCTCTCACGGGAGTTTTTACCGGCTGGAAAACTGACTCTCAGCGGCTTTGAGCTTCTCAAGGGATTGTCGTCGGTGACAACCCACGAGCATACCGAGACCATTCCCATCTTGGAAAACTCGCAAAATATGCCCGAACTTGCAAAAAAACTTCGTGTCATTTTGAAACAACAGCCCGATATTCATGGTTTCTTACTTGCCGGACATGGCCTGTATGCTTTCGGGGATTCCATCCAGTCGGCCTATCGGCATGTTGAGGCATTTGAGTTTTTGTTTGAGGTTTTCGCTCGTGAAAGGGCACGAATAGAAAAGTAGGGCGGGTCCGTCTTCGAACCCGCCAAAGAGACGAGCATAAGGAGAGAATAAAAAATGGCAAGTGTGCGCATCCCTGACCAGAACAAAGAATTGACCGAATTTTCGGTTGTCAAAGACTATCTGTCGACAATCGGAATCGGTTACGAGCGTTGGGATACGGATCATGACCTGTCCGGTTCGGTTCCGGCTGAGACGATATTGAATACCTATGCTTCCGAAATCGAAACCCTCAAAGCATCCGGCGGATATCAAACGGCTGATGTCATCGACGTCAAACCCGACACGCCGAATTTGCAGACTATGCTCGAAAAATTCAACCGCGAGCACTGGCATGACGAAGACGAAGTCCGCTTTATTATAGAAGGACGCGGCGTTTTTCATATCAATCCAAAAACCAGTCCAGTGGTGGCTATCGAAGTCGAAAAAGGGGACCTGTTGCGTGTTCCGGCCGGTACATACCATTGGTTTGACCTCTGCGGAGATAAACGTATTCGCGCCATTCGCCTCTTTCAGGACATGTCCGGTTGGACGCCAAGATATTCTGAGAGCGGAGTGGACAAGGGATATATGCCGGTCTGTTTCGGATTCACTTTCATTCCGCCTACCTTGCAGACTTTGTAAATCTTCGAGACTCACGGCTCTTGGACAACATACCTATTCCACTTCTATCACGAGTAACAGTACTTCTCCTCGACATCGAAGGCACAACCACACCCATCGATTTTGTCTACGAGACACTGTTTCCATATGCTCGTGTCAGGATCGCAAACTATCTGACCGAGCAATTGAGCGATGGCGACCGGGCGTTGCTTTTGAGCGATTATGCCGCCGAGCGCTCGCCATCGAAACCAGCATGGTCCGACCCACCTATTGATTATGTCCTCTGGCTTATGGATAACGACAAAAAAGTACAAGGTCTCAAAAACATTCAGGGGGAAATCTGGGAGGAAGGATATCGCGATGGTTCAATTCGCGGTGTCGTCTTTCCCGATGTCGCTCCGGCTATGCGCCAATGGAAAAGTGAACGCGGCCAGATATTCATCTATTCGTCAGGAAGCGTTAAAGCCCAGCAGACGCTTTTTGCATATTCTATCGAGGGAGATTTATCGGGTCTGATAGACGGATATTTCGACACCGAAGTCGGCCCTAAAAAAGAAGCGTCGAGCTATCGGACAATTGCCAGCCATATCGGAGTTCCTGTTGGCGAATGCTTGTTTGTCTCTGATATTGCCGACGAATGTAGCGCGGCGAACGAGGCTGGATTCAAGGTCCTGCTTTCGGTACGTCCGGGCAATAAACCGCAGGAGTCTACATTCACAACGATCCGATCATTCGACGAGATATTTCTGCAGATCAGTAAGCTGTAGTAGCGATATTATATCTGTTGCGTGTGGTCACTGTATTTGTATGTTTACCCTGTTGCTGACTCATGACATTGTGAATTAAGAGAGAGGTTAAATGATA is a genomic window of Candidatus Zixiibacteriota bacterium containing:
- the mtnB gene encoding methylthioribulose 1-phosphate dehydratase; its protein translation is MNSLRNELCAVITRIASRGWCPATAGNFSVRLPGSELRMLLSPSGVDKSALLANDLLEIDARGNVLSGAGKPSAEYLLHLAVYEETAAAGRGVASCVLHVHSVWNTILSREFLPAGKLTLSGFELLKGLSSVTTHEHTETIPILENSQNMPELAKKLRVILKQQPDIHGFLLAGHGLYAFGDSIQSAYRHVEAFEFLFEVFARERARIEK
- a CDS encoding cupin domain-containing protein, with the translated sequence MASVRIPDQNKELTEFSVVKDYLSTIGIGYERWDTDHDLSGSVPAETILNTYASEIETLKASGGYQTADVIDVKPDTPNLQTMLEKFNREHWHDEDEVRFIIEGRGVFHINPKTSPVVAIEVEKGDLLRVPAGTYHWFDLCGDKRIRAIRLFQDMSGWTPRYSESGVDKGYMPVCFGFTFIPPTLQTL
- the mtnC gene encoding acireductone synthase, which produces MPLLSRVTVLLLDIEGTTTPIDFVYETLFPYARVRIANYLTEQLSDGDRALLLSDYAAERSPSKPAWSDPPIDYVLWLMDNDKKVQGLKNIQGEIWEEGYRDGSIRGVVFPDVAPAMRQWKSERGQIFIYSSGSVKAQQTLFAYSIEGDLSGLIDGYFDTEVGPKKEASSYRTIASHIGVPVGECLFVSDIADECSAANEAGFKVLLSVRPGNKPQESTFTTIRSFDEIFLQISKL